In Lycium ferocissimum isolate CSIRO_LF1 chromosome 3, AGI_CSIRO_Lferr_CH_V1, whole genome shotgun sequence, the genomic window GAAAGACAAACATGGAAACTCAACATTTTGATTAACGCTAATAAGGGGCATATTTGATTTACGCCAGAAAAGGAAATAACAAATTTGATTAGAGTACAACTAGGActcttattattttaaaatatcttTTTCTAAATCTTAATTGTAAAAGTTATCATGATTGCCCTTTAATTTAGCTGACGGTGTAAAGTATTTTGTAcaatgcataaaatttaaacttgtaTATAAAAAGTTCTTACTCTCTTTTATTCTCGATTGAATAAATAGATTATTGAAATTTGATTgctattaataaaaaaaattgtattagcaaattgttttaatattttgcattttgttcattctttattatttaaattcttAACTTAGAAATTTTACAAAAGAGAACAAATATCATgctattaaaagaaaaagttaaaagagACAAAATTTTATAATCTATAGGATAAAATAGGTATTTGAAAAATTAGAGTGAGGTAGGAGGCCGGGAGAGAATGTTTGTCGTTCAAAATTGGAGggagaaattgatttttaaagtaaattattGAAAGGAGAAAAGAAACTTTTTACTCATTTTTTAAAATGCACAGTTAGAGGGAGCTCTTCTGTCTACCCCCAAATATGCCACAACCCGTTCTTGTCTTGCAACAGACTGATGGTATTTGAAAAGGCAAAAGTTGTTAtcagtaataaaaaaaaaaaaaaaagataattacaaatatttaaacgaaatgaaaaaagaaagaaatagaatAAAGGTCATTCATCTCGAGAAAATTCAAAGAAATAGAATAAAGGTCATTGATCTCGAGAAAATTCTCAATTTCAATTTGTTAAATTAGGGAATTTCTACGTTTGAACTACTCCTGTATTCTaatccatttttcttctttttgtttcatTTGAATGCCGTCTCCAGTTgtcttttgttttaaaaaatatggataggcaaaatttaaatattgtgaattttttattttttattttctaatacGGAATTTATAAAGTGGCAAAACACTTACATGGCCAGTGGCACGTCATAACTCATAACCTATTGCTGAAAATTTGGCATGCtaattatttctattttctaaGCAATTCGCACGTAGTTCAATTACTTTAACGcaacaaaaaatatttcaaagaacTTTCCGTTTTAAGTGGGTCAAGATTAGTAAGTTTTTGAAACTTTCTTTGTTACAACGAATAAGTGGGTAAAGTTCACCTATATGTTGTGAAAATAACCCTATTTTAGAGCCACAAATCCTGATATTCTTGTCAgtaatttcatgatttaaaaaattaatctaGTTCTAATTCCCACCCTTTCAGCTAActaattagtttttcacttcctGTTACATTGGTGTAAGATGATATGTGGTTCATTTTTCCGTTTGTACTTGAAGCTATATTGAATTTTCATCCCTTTTAAAAAATGCAAGCCCTTCAACGTTTGCAGGTTTATTGTCCCAATCTGGAAGAGCTAATCTTATATCGCGCTGAAAGCATAACTGCTCTATGCTCTCACCAACTTCCAACTGGCTACTTCAGTaaacttaaaaaattagaaatatgGGGTTGTGACACATTGAAAAACTTGATGTCTCCATCAGTCGCCAGAGGTGTTCTGAATCTCCGAATACTAACAATAGAACAATGCCCATTAATGGAAGAAGTGATCACAGAGGAGGAAAAACAAGGAGAAGAAATGACTAATGAGCCCTTATTTCTCCGGTTGGAAGAGTTGGAGCTTAGAAATCTACCGAAGCTGGGGCATTTCTTTCAGACGAAGCGTGTTTTTGAATTTCCAATTCTCAGAAAAGTGGACATCAAAAGCTGCCCTGAAATGAAGACGTTTATCCAGCTGGGATCTGTTAGTACACCGAGTCTGGATAGGCTGACTGTGGACGATGTTGAGGTGAAAGATGATCACATTAAAGCGACACAGAAGATGTTTAATTCTAAGGTTTGTCTTCTTCCACTGTATATATTTGTCTCATGCATTAATACGCCGCTATACTAGTCAATccttaaagcaaaaaagaatcTCTTCAAGAACAATTATGGCCGAAGCATTCAAGAATTTTATTCgcaatatttaatttaatgtaTTGAAGGATTACTTTTCTATAGTGACGATCTTCTTTGAAAGACAAACAtggaaactcaaaattttgattaACGCTAATAAGGGGCATATTTGATTTACGCCAGAAAAGGAAATAACAAATTTGATTAGAGTACAACTAGGActcttattattttaaaatatcttTTTCTAAATCTTAATTGTAAAAGTTATCATGATTGCCCTTTAATTTAGCTGACGGTGTAAAGTATTTTGTACAGTGCATAAAACTTCAATTTGTATATAAAAAGTTCTTACTCTCTTTTATTCTCGATTGAATAAATAGATTATTGAAATTTGATTgctattaataaaaaaaattgtattagcaaattgttttaatattttgcattctgctcattctttattatttaaattcttAACTTAGAAATTTTACAAAAGAGAACAAATATCatgcttttaaaagaaaagttaaaaGAGACAAACTTTTATAATCAATAGGATAAATTAGGTATTTGAAAAATTAGAGTGAGGTCGGAGGCCGGGAGAGAATGTTTGTTGTTCAAAATAGGTGggagaaattgatttttaaagtaaagCCAGGAGAAAAGAAACTTTTTACTCATTTTTTAAAATGCACAGTTAGAGGGAGCTCTTCTGTCTACCCCCAAATATGCCACAACCCGTTCTTGTCTTGCAACAGACTGATGGTATTTGAAAAGGCAAAAGTTGTTATcagtaataaaaaaaacaaaagataattacaaatatttaaacgaaatgaaaaaagaaagaaatagaatAGAGGTCATTCATCTCGAGAAAATTCTCAATTTCAATTTGTTAAATTAGGGAATTTCTACGTTTGAACTACTCCTGTATTCTaatccatttttcttctttttgtttcatTTGAATGCCGTCTCCAGTTgtcttttgttttaaaaaatatggaTAGGCAATATTTAAatattgtgaatattttattttttattttctaatacGAAATTTATAAAGTGGCAAATCACTTACATGGCCAGTGGCACGTCATAACTCATAACCTATTGCTGAAAATTTGGCATTCtaattatttctattttctaaGCAATTCGCATGTAGTTCAATTACTTTAACGCAACAAGAAATATTTCAGTAACTTTACTGTTTTAAGTGGGTCAAGATTAGTAAGTTTTTTAAACTTTACTGTTACAAAGAATAAGTGGGTAAAGTTCACCTATATGTCGTGAAAATAACCCTATTTTAGAGCCACAAATCCTGATATTCTTGTCagtaatttcatgaattaaaaaatTAGTCTAGTTCTAATTCCCACCCTTTCAGCTAActaattagtttttcacttcctGTTACATTGGTGTAAGATGATATGTGGTTTATTTTTCCGTTTGTACTTGAAGCTATATTGAATTTTCATCCCTTTTAAAAAATGCAAGGCCTTCAACGTTTGTAGGTTTCTTGTCCCAATCTGGAAGAGCTAATGCTCTGGGGCGCTGAAAGCATAACTGCTCTATGCTCTCACCAACTTCCAACTGGCTACTTCAGCAAACTTGAAATATTGGACGTATCGTGTTGTGGCAAATTGAGAAACTTGATGTCTCCATCAGTGGCTAGAGGTGTTCTGAATCTCCGAATACTAACAATAGCAAAATGCCCATTAATGGAAGAAGTGATCACAGAAGAGGAAAAACAAGGAGAAGAAATGACTAATGAGCCCTTATTTCTCCGGTTGGAAGAGCTGGAGCTTAGAAATCTACCGAAGCTGGGGCATTTCTTTCAGACGAAGCGTGTTTTTGAATTTCCAATTCTCAGAAAAGTGGACATCAAAAGCTGCCCTGAAATGAAGACGTTTATCCAACTGGGATCTGTTAGTACACCGAGTCTGGATAAGCTGACTGTGGACGATGTTGAGGTGAAAGATGATCACATTAAAGCGATACAGAAGATGTTCAATTCTAAGGTTTGTCTTCTTCCACTGTATATATTTGTCTCATGCATTAATACGCCGCTATACTAGTCAATccttaaagcaaaaaagaatcTCCTCAAGAACAATTATGGCCGAAGCATTCAAGAATTTTATTCacaatatttaatttaatgtaTTGAAGGATTACTTTACTATAGTGACGATCTTCcgaaagaaaacatggaaactcaaaattttgattaACGCTAATAAGGGGCATATTTGATTTACGCCAGAAAAGGAAATAACAAATTTGATTAGAGTACAACTAGGActcttattattttaaaatatcttTTTCTAAATCTTAATTGTAAAAGTTATCATGATTGCCCTTTAATTTAGCTGATGGTGTAAAGTATTTTGTACAGTGCATAAAACTTCAACTTGTATATAAAAAGTTCTTACTCTCTTTTATTCTCGATTGAATAAATAGATTATTGAAATTTGATTgctattaataaaaaaaattgtattagcaaattgttttaatattttgcattcggctcattctttattatttaaattcttAACTTAGAAATTTTACAAAAGAGAACAAATATCatgcttttaaaagaaaagttaaaaGAGACAAACTTTTATAATCAACAGGATAAATTAGGTATTTGAAAAATTAGAGTGAGGTCGGAGGCCGGGAGAGGATGTTTGTTGTTCAAAATTGGTGggagaaattgatttttaaagtaaagCCAGGAGAAAAGAAACTTTTTACTCATTTTTTAAAATGCACGATTAGAGGGAGCTCTTTGTCTACCCCCAAATATGCCACAACCCGTTCTTGTCTTGCAACAGACTGATGGTATTTGAAAAGGCAAAAGTTGTTAtctgtaataaaaaaaatcaaaagataattacaaatagttaaacgaaatgaaaaaagaaagaaatagaatAGAGGTCATTCATCTCAAGAAAATTCTCAATTTCAATTTGTTAAATTAGGGAATTTCTACGTTTGAACTACTCCTATATTCTAATccacttttcttctttttgtttcatTTGAATGTCGTCTCCAGTTgtcttttgttttaaaaaatatggataggcaaaatttaaatattgtgaattttttcttttttattttctaatatgGAATTTATAAAGTGGCAAAGAACTTACATGGCCAGTGGCACGTCATAACTCATAACCTATTGCTGAAAATTTGGCATGCTAACTATTTCTATTTTCTAAGCAATTCGCACGTAGTTCAATTACTTTAACGCAACAAGAAATATTTCAGTAACTTTACTGTTTTAAGTGGGTCAAGATTAGTAAGTTTTTGAAACTTTACTGTTACAACGAATAAGTGGGTAAAGTTCACCTATATGTCGTGAAAATAACCCTATTTTAGAGCCACAAATCCTGATATTCTTGTCagtaatttcatgaattaaaaaattaatctaGTTCTAATTCCCACCCTTTCAGCTAACTAATTAGATTTTCACTTCCTGTTACATTGGTGTAAGATGATATGTGGTTTATTTTTCCGTTTGTACTTGAAGCTATATTGAATTTTCatcccttttaaaaaatgaaaggccTTCAACGTTTGTAGGTTTCTTGTCCCAACGGAAGAGCTAATGCTCTAGGCGGGCGTTGAAAGCATAACTCGCTCTATGCTCTCACCAACTTCCAACCGGCTACTTCAAAGCAAACTTGAAATATTGGACGTATCGTGTTGTGGCAAATTGAGAAACTTGATGTCTCCATCAGTGGCTAGAGGTGTTCTGAGTCTCCGAATACTAAAAATAGAAGAATGTCCATTAATGGAAGAAGTGATCACAGAAGAGGAAAAACAAGGAGAAGAAATGACTAATCAGCCCTTATTTCCCCGGTTGGAATTGCTGAAGCTTAGAAATCTACCGAAGCTGGGGCATTTCTTTCTGACAAAGTGTGCTCTTGAATTTCCATTTCTCAGAGATGTGGACATCATAAGGTGCCCTGAAATGAAGACGTTTATCCAGCTGGGATCTGTTAGTACACCAAGTTTGAAATATTTGTCATTCGAAGAATGGATCAAAGATGCTGAGATGAAAAATCATCTCAATAATGCGATACAACAGAGGTTCTATTCTAAGGTTTGTCTTGTGCCGCTGTATAACTAATTAAATCTTGTCACATGCACTAATACACCCCTGTTCTTTccattttaactactaaatagtactctctctgtcccaatttatgtgattgactttcctttttagtccgtcaCAAAAAGAATGTTACATTTCtttatttggcaacaatttaactttaaactttaccttttacacttaacgagatgatttatagccacacaaatatctttggcttgttttagatcacaatATTGATGTGGCGTGATCGATGCTTttcggctataagttttacttgtttttaagcaagtctatgtgattttacgtggtttttattatgtttcagGTAATACGAGAGCCTAAGTGTGGAAAACAAGcgaaaaagagggaaaaaaagtgATCATTGGAAACAACTGGagattctggaaattttggtggaaaattacCCTGCGCGTTCAAGCAGCAAAGTCACGCGTTCGGGCTCACGCGCGTAGGTtactctgcgcgttcgcgcgaTTATATCACGCGTTCGCGCTGAAGAAAGAAATTACTGCTGACGTCATCCACGCGTTCGCGCAGACACGTGGCGAGTTCTCCCTGAAGGTTTTTCGGCCCAGTTCGAGCAGAACTTGGATTTTGACGATTTTTTCTATTACAGTTCATTTAATAGCCAACTGGGAACAttgtaaaattatctttggcataaaacacaagtgtggaggctagggttcctacgtaaatattctttcttttatttaatccttgtttatgggaatttcttggtgacattaagattgatactcttgttgtgcttatttcttgatcgacattatttttaatcaagtaagttattgttaatttaattattcttgttcttcaacgtttctcaagggagtagctaaccctaggacttgcccatttactttatttgaaactcggaagaggaagaacggggttggaatagaataattaacatgaattcaaaagtaaccctcatctaatggaaatagacctaggaataggcgatacccCTTGTAGCCAcattcgggtgttcttaatgctcctagttgcttgagggatcttcaattgggtagtctagttaatcttcgggataagttaatttagagtcattatccgaggctataaacttgctattatttataattcgtgaaatagattggatcgttacttgagaagtagtttcctttattccattcttgtggccattgatcaatttacttgctttctagattagaatttataATTCCGTGCtttatcaaaaccttatcaaaaaaccaccattgatgcgttcggtctagctatggttagtgataattcctaatctgcttaaattgcctacatattgttctctgtgggattcgaccccaaccttgttgggttactatatttgacaacgtccgcgttataccattaaaaggcgtaatttgagcgtatcaaatatccaaaagtcttcctttatttcttaaactcgcgcccagtcaaactatatagcataaattgagacagagggagtaagtTGTAGTAATATTTAGATAGTTGTTTCTCTTTGTCACTTGAAGCAACTTTCTTTTACTTGcccaaataatttcaaataGAAATCTAAAACATAAGCACATACTAGTTATGTTTTCTCATATACTTGCTACGCTCATCCCAGGAACAAGAAACTAGCAAGTGATCATGGCAGAAACTAGTGCTGTCTATGGATCCGAAGCTAGGGAGGTAATAAGTACTCGATGAAATAGTTGAAGTGTGTGCAAGTTAGCTAGAAAGATCACCTGATATTTGTGCTTATGGGGGTAACAAGTAGAGGCGGATCTACAATAGTGTAACCTATGGAACTCAATAGCTTTTACCTAGAGACTTTGTATTGTATTAGTTAAATTCTAGTAAATAATTAACTATAAACGcagttattattgtatattaaccTGAGGTCGTTCTAGGTTCTATAAGCTTCAAATTCTAAATCAACCTCTGGTTCTAAATTCTTCTTTCATTATATTTAGCTTCTAATATGTAGATTTATTTCTCATGCATATCATATTGCACTCTATGTCGTTTTGACAGATTTTAAAGAACGTCTTTTGGAGAAGCTTTTAGAAATACATTTTCTTGAGTAATTTGGATTTAGATGATCTGtttcatttgaaaaataagtcGTGTTTGGATGGGATGTTtaccaaaaaatgaaaaattagaactaTAACAATCGAACCCAATGTTTCCAGAAAACAAATCGGAGTGCCTTttataggaaaagaaaaaagatactTTCTCATAATTGACCAAATGCCTCAATTGTTTTGTCTTCATATAAGCCagctatttgtgagaaagaaaacTGCATGGGACAAATGGTGAAACATGCTTATCCACAATTGTGCACCTATGCAAATAATAAAGTGAAAGTAGTCGAAAAAgaatttctactatattagaagcacCGGTTGGTGCTTCTTTCGTCGTCCGTCTgtggacccccccccccccccaacaccaacataaaaaaaaaaaaaataaaaaatttggcccccatattaaacaggccctaaaaaaaaaaaaattgaaaaaaaaattatgggccccatattcaacaacattcagtattaaaaaaaattgtgggccccatattaaacaacatccagtattaaaaaaaaagtggaacccaccacatccaaactcacgggaaaaaaaagttaacccatattaacaaaatcaagcaatatttaaaaaacaaacaatgttaaaaaaatgcgggccccatattaaacacgatgcgtattcaaagaaacactaatataataaagttttaaatacgaaagacaaactacaatgttatattaatcgtgttttgaacatagtatcccatattgacaaaatcaagcaatatataaaaaaaaaatgaatctcata contains:
- the LOC132049172 gene encoding uncharacterized protein LOC132049172, whose amino-acid sequence is MSPSVARGVLSLRILKIEECPLMEEVITEEEKQGEEMTNQPLFPRLELLKLRNLPKLGHFFLTKCALEFPFLRDVDIIRCPEMKTFIQLGSVSTPSLKYLSFEEWIKDAEMKNHLNNAIQQRFYSKEQETSK